The following proteins are encoded in a genomic region of Arachis ipaensis cultivar K30076 chromosome B02, Araip1.1, whole genome shotgun sequence:
- the LOC107625530 gene encoding uncharacterized protein LOC107625530 gives MEWFRRNLSRSSTNNSAVSNPSSQSNSKESQQESEEQIYGITQDLINHLKSFTIDTFKNFPLQDEDDSANGEEPRSSSTKVRKDLSQWQERHAVLILSKVKEISQLRYSLCPRHLKEEQFWKIYFKLARSYVVEYELRAIQREKLKKMAMEDEKSSDNSPYEVEMSETKPGNFLEPQPPS, from the exons ATGGAGTGGTTCAGACGCAACCTTTCTCGGAGCTCAACTAACAATAGCGCAGTCTCAAATCCCAGTTCACAATCCAACTCCAAAGAATCTCAACAAGAATCAGAAGAACAAATTTATGGAATCACTCAAGATTTGATAAACCACCTCAAGTCCTTCACCATTGACACCTTTAAGAATTTCCCTCTCCAAG ATGAAGATGATTCCGCGAATGGCGAAGAGCCTCGATCGAGTTCAACCAAAGTTAGAAAGGATCTATCTCAGTGGCAGGAGAGACATGCAGTTTTGATACTCTCAAAAGTCAAG GAAATTTCTCAACTAAGATATTCACTGTGTCCCCGCCATTTAAAAGAAGAGCAATTTTGGAAAATATACTTTAAGCTTGCCAGGAGTTATGTTGTCGA ATATGAGCTGCGTGCCATTCAACGGGAAAAGCTGAAAAAGATGGCAATGGAGGATGAGAAATCTTCAGACAACAGTCCATACGAGGTTGAAATGTCTGAAACAAAGCCTGGGAACTTTCTAGAGCCTCAACCACCATCATAG
- the LOC107625532 gene encoding cyclin-dependent kinase inhibitor 3, with the protein MGKYMKKSKMGGEVAVMEVSSSSSAPSPMGVRTRAKTLALQKSPPSPPPSSAAAPSFDYIQLRSRRLQKVLVRPKNQPPAKQSGFCGGAAAVTSRMLTEQKRISIDAEENAEFSFGENTLEAEARDRSTRESTPCSLIRDSNAIETPGSTTRQRTSSTFTSPMILEHIQRNIPTTYEMEEFFACAEKQQQKIFMDKYNYDIVNDVPLSGRYEWVQVHH; encoded by the exons ATGGGGAAGTACATGAAGAAATCGAAGATGGGAGGCGAAGTTGCAGTCATGGAGGTGTCATCATCTTCTTCTGCTCCTTCTCCAATGGGAGTTCGCACAAGAGCCAAAACCCTCGCGCTTCAGAAATCTCCTCCTTCTCCGCCGCCGTCTTCCGCGGCAGCTCCGTCGTTCGACTACATTCAGTTACGAAGCCGCCGTCTCCAGAAGGTTCTTGTCCGCCCTAAGAACCAACCGCCGGCCAAGCAGTCCGGCTTTTGCGGCGGAGCGGCGGCAGTCACCTCTCGGATGCTGACCGAGCAGAAGAGGATTTCCATTGACGCTGAGGAGAACGCTGAGTTTTCGTTTGGGGAAAACACTTTGGAAGCTGAAGCAAGAGATAG GAGCACAAGGGAAAGCACACCATGCAGTTTAATAAGGGATTCAAATGCCATTGAGACAcctggttcaaccacaaggcaaAGGACATCATCAACTTTCACAAGCCCAATGATCCTTGAACACATTCAAAGAAATATTCCAACTACTTATGAGATGGAGGAGTTCTTTGCTTGTGCAGAGAAGCagcaacaaaaaatatttatggaCAA GTACAATTATGACATTGTCAATGATGTACCTCTCTCAGGACGGTATGAATGGGTCCAAGTACATCACTAG